The genomic window ACCACGAACACCACCGGGAACTCCAGCCCCTTCGCCGCGTGCAGGGTCAGCAGGGACACCCGGTCGGCTCGGGGGTCCCAGGTGTCCACCTCGATCCCGAGCAGCAATTCGGTGCGGAAGCGTTCCAGGTCCTCGTCGCAGCGCTCGGCGAGCGGCGTGAGCAGCTCGAAGGCGGTATGCAGGTCCGCCGCGGCGGCATCGCGTTCCTCGTTGCGCGGCAGGCGCTCCAGGCAGGCGTCCGCGGCCCGACGTAGCCGTCCCGGCACGGAGACCGCCGGGCCGCCGGGCGGTTCGGTGGTGGGCAGGTAGTTCAGCTCGGCGAGGATCGCCGGCACGCCGGGGCGGTCGGTCAGCCGGTCGTGCGAGCGTTTCTGGAACGGCAGACCCGCCCTGGTCAGCGCGTCCATGACGGCACGTGCCTGCCGGTCGGTCCGGTAGAGCACGGCGAAGTCGGAGAATCCCAGCCCCTGGGTGCCGTCGGAGTCCACCCTGCCGCTGTCCAGCGAATGGAACGAGGCGCCGCCGAGTAGCTGCTCGATGGTGCGCGCCACGAACGAGGCCTCGGCCTGCTCGGTGGTCGCGGCATGCGTGCCGACCGGGGCGTCGCCGTGCTCCCCCATCGGGTGCAGCGCGCGCCCGGGCACCAGCGTGCCGGGGGCGATCAGCCCCAGTGCCGCGGCCAGCACCTTCGCGCTGGACCGGTAGTTGCGGGTGAGCCGGACGGTGTGCGCGGACGGGAAGTCCTCCCGGAAGCGCAGGAAGAAGCCGACGTCCGCACCGCGGAACCGGTAGATGGCCTGGTCGGGGTCGCCGATGGCGGTGAGGTTGCCGTCGGCGGGGGCGAGCAGGCGCAGCAGCCGGTACTGCTGCTCGTCCACGTCCTGGTACTCGTCCACCGAGATCCAGCGGTACCGCTCCCGGTAGGCCGCGACCAGCTCCGGGTCCGACTCCAGCAGGGTCACCGGCAGCGTGACGAGGTCGTCGAAGTCGACCAGGTTCCGCTGCCGCAACGCCTTGAGATAGCGATCGGCGGCATCGGCCAGCTCGAGATCGGACCCGCCGGTGCGCCGCTGCCGGGACAGTTCGGTGAGCAACCTGCCCGCGCGCTTCTCGTCCCCCGCCAGCTCGGTGGCGATCTCCATCCGCAGGTTCGCGTCGGCGATGCCGAAGTCGGCGGGCAGGCCGGCGCGCTCGTGCTGCTCGCGCAGGATGCGGACCCCGAGCGCGTGGAAGGTGGCCACGGTCACCCCTGGCGCGTGTTCCGGTACCAGCGCGACGAGCCGTTCGGACATCTCCTCGGCCGCGCGCCGGGTGAAGGTGATCGCCAGGCACTGCCCCGGTGGCACCTCGTACGCCGTCAGCAGGTGCGCGAGCCGGTGGGTCAGGGTGCGGGTCTTGCCGGTCCCGGGGCCCGCGATGATCAGCAACGGGCCGCCGGTGACCTCCGCCGCGGCACGCTGCTCCGGGTCCAGCCCGTCCAGCAGGCGGCTCGGCGAGGCGGCCGGCGGTGGCGATGACGCCGGCTCCGGCGGGCGCGACGGCTGCGGCGGGGCGGGCGGCTCGGCCGGCGCACGCGGCGGCCGCGCCGGCTCGGCCCGCGCCGGCGTGGACTCGCCGAGGCCGAACAGCCCGTCGTCGAACAGCGCGGGCGCGTCGATCGTTCCGGCCCGCCGCAGCTCCCCCGGTTCGAACAGGCGAATCACGCCGTACTCGCCGTCGTAGCCGGGCTGCCTGGTCACCTCGCCGCGGCGCAGCCTGCCCACGGCCTCGGCGAGCAGGGGTGAGTGCCGTTCGATGTCGTCCACCGGAACGTCCTGCAGAATCGCCAGCTCGGGCCCCAGCGCGGCGGTGAGTTTGTCGATCTGCCCCAGCACCTTCTTGCTTTTCGGCCCGGTCCCGACGATCTCGCTCATGATCTCCGGCAGCGGCACGAGACAGCGGAAGTCCGCCGCGCCCTCGGGGCGGATGCCCTCCCGGCGGTCGGCCAGTTCCTCGACCCTGTTCAGCACCCCGACGGTGAGCGGCTTGCCGCATTCCGGGCAGTTGCCGCCGTGCCGCTCGGTCTCCGGCGGCTCCATCCGGACGCCGCACTTGCGGTGCCCGTCGACGTGGTACTTGCCCTCCTCGGGGAAGAACTCGATCGACCCGGCGTGCCCGTTTCCGGTCTCCAGCGCGCGACGCACGGCGTGGAAGTCCAGGTCGGTGTCGAACACCGTGGCTTCCCTGCCCAGCATCGGCGGTGAGTGCGCGTCGGAGTTGCTGACCAGCCGGTACCGGTCCAGCGCGCTGATCTTCCAGTTCATCTCCGGGTCGCTGGACAGTCCCGTCTCCAGCGCGAAGATGTGGTCGGCGAGATCGGCGTAACAGTCCTCGATCGCGTCGAAACCGGATTTGGAACCCAGCACCGCGAACCACGGGGTCCAGATGTGCGCGGGCACCAGGTAGGACCCCTCGCCGCATTCCAGGGTGATCTCCAGCAGGTCCCGGGAGTCCAGCCCGAGGATGGGGCGGCCGTCCGATCCGAGGTTGCCGATCCGGCCGAGCTTGCGGTTGAACTCCGCGGCCGCGTCGAAGTCCGGCAGGTAGATCAGATGGTGCACCTTGCGGGTGCGCTCGGCGCGCTTGTAGATCGTGGAGATCTCCACCGACAGCATGAACCGGACCCGCCCCGCGGCCAGGCTCGGTGGCAGCCTCCGGACGATGTCGGCGTCCAGGTCCTCGCGCAACCGGAACAGCCCCTGCTCGGCGGGGACCAGGCACTCGCGCAGGTGGTCGAACCACGCGGGATGGGTGAAGTCACCCGTCCCGACGAGCGTGACGCCCTTACGCCGGGCCCACCAGGTCAGATGCTCGAGATCACAGTCCTTGCTGCAAGCCCTGGAGTACTTGGAGTGGATGTGCAGATCGGCATGGAAACGCACCCGGGTCATGCTGCCACAGTCCGGATGAGGATCGACACGGGCCGTCGCGGCCGCTCGACCCCGTGGTGCCGGTCACCCGGCCGCCCATGTCACCCTTCCTGAGGAGGCGTAACGGAGGCGAAGGGAGCGCGCGTGCCTACTCAGATAGCGCGGGCCAACGCGATCACCGAGTGGTTCAACGAGAACTCCAGCGAGATGATCTCCGGCCTGATCAACATCGTGATCGTCATCGTGGTCGCGCTCGTGCTGCGGGCGGTGCTCGGTCGCGTGATAGACCAGTTGGCCAAGCGGATGGTGAACTCCCGCGACCGGCTCAGCAAGACGAGGGCGGCCGGCCGCATCGTGAAGTCCGGCGAGGCCTCACGCGGGGAGCGGCAGCGGCAGCGCGCGCGGACCGTCGCCTCCGTGTTGAAGAGCGTGGCCACCTTCGTCATCCTCGGAATCGCCTTCGTGACCGTGCTCGGGCAGATCGGCGTCAACATCGGGCCGATCCTGGCCAGCGCCGGGGTACTCGGCCTCGCGATCGGGTTCGGGGCGCAGAGCCTGGTGCAGGACTTCCTCTCCGGGCTGTTCATGATCGCCGAGGACCAGTACGGCGTGGGGGACGTGATCGACGCCGGAGAGGCGGTCGGCACCGTGGAGGCGGTCACCCTGCGGGTCACCAGGATCCGTGATCTCAACGGCGGCCTGTGGCACGTGCGCAACGGCGAGATCATGCGCGTCTGCAACATGAACCAGGACTGGGCCAACGCCGTGATCGAACTCCCGCTGGACTACTCGGTGGACGTGGAGCAGGCCAAGGAGGTCATCCAGCTCAACATCGACCAGTTCGCCGACGACCCCGAGTACGCTCCCAAGATCATCGAACGCCCGGACATCAGCGGCGTGGTGAGCATCGGCAACGGCGCGGTGACCGTGCGGGTGATGGTCACCACGCAGCCGGGCGAGCAGTGGGCGCTCGGCAGGGCGCTGCGCGGCCACCTGAAGAGCGGGCTGGACAGGGCGAACATCAAGGTCGCCTACCCGGTGCTGCCGGTCACCGGCGCCGGTGCCGCGCAGCAGGGGTGAGCGGCCCGGCGCGAGGGGTCAGGACCAGCACGCGTCCCAGGTGTTCTGGCCCACGATGCCGTCCACGCCAAGCCCGCGTTCCCGCTGGAACGCGGTGCAGGCGGACTTCGACCCCGGCCCGTAGGCCCCGTCCACGGTCAGGGACCAGCCGAGCTCGCGCATCCGTCGCTGCCAGACGGTGACGCTGCGGTGGTAGGTGATCGGCGGGTAGGACAGGTACACCCCCGGCCACGGCGGCACCGCGGCCTGCCGGGGGTCCAGCGAGTCGTCCCGCACGAGGGCGTAGAGCCGGTCGCCGGGGCAGGAGGTGGCCAGGTGGTCCCGGTGACCGTTGATCTCCTCGGCCGCGCCGCCCGCGCCGCGCAACCGGGCGATCGCCGCCCGGTACGCCGCGACCAACTCGTCCGGAACCGGGTCCGCTCCACCCACCAGACCGCATACCGCGTACCAGTTCTGATTTCCGGACGTCGTGCCGTTCGCCGCGGTACGCACGCCCGTTCCACGGCCGGCGAAAATATAGTCGTGAATGCACACCAGATAGGTGTACGCGATATCCGACCACTCTTTTCCGTCCATGTGATGGTTCTGAATCGCGCGCACCTGGCCGGCGCATTCGTCATGATTCTGCCGGGCGATGTTGCCGGCGTCGACATAGTGGACGGTCACCCCGCCGTGCTGCGGTGTGATGCTGCGCGAGACGTTCCTCGGCGACCGCGCGCCCCACTCCGACCGGCTGACGAATGTGGTCATCGCGGAGCCCCCCGATCGCAGTCCACCCCGGCGTCGAGCGGCTCACCGGTGGCCGGGTCGACCCCGGCCGGCTCGGTTCGCGCGAGGGCGGTCGCCGGAACCGCTGTCGCCGCGGCCGTTATCGCCAGCGATTTCCCGGCGAATCCGATGAAGGAACGTCGACTCGATTCGTACTCGGGCATGCAGCCTCCCGTTTGCGTTGTCCGCGGGAAGTCCAGTGTTCGGAAGGCTACGGCCGACCTGGGTGACGATCAACAGTAAGCAATGCGAAGAGTTCCCTGTTGGCGGAATTTTAGGCGTTTGTTGGCCCGCCGGGCGTGAGGTTCAGTCCCCGCCGAGCATCTGCCCGAGCACGGCCCGGTGCGCCGGTTTCGCGGTCTCGTCACGCCGCCTGCCCGCCGCCCTGCAACGGGTCGTCAGCGGCTACGACTTCCCTGGCGCGACCACCGGGGCCGCGGGACCGGCGCCGTTCACAGCGCAACCGGATGGATGGCTATCGCACCGCGTGCAGGCAGCGGGCCGCCTGCGCGCGAAACGCCGCCGCGAGCTCGGGTGGACCGCTGACGAGGGTGAAGTCGGTGTCCACCGAGGTGATCATCCACACCAGGGACGCGACGGTGTCCGCGCCGAGGTGCAGCAGGCAGCTGCGGTCATCGACGGCTTCCACCACGCCCATGCCCGGCCATACCCGCTCGGCCACGGCGTCGGCGGACTCGTGCAGGGTGACCGTGGCCTGGCAGGGCCAGGTGCGGGTGGACAACTGGTGCGCCAGGTAGGTGACGACGTCACCGTGCGGCGGCCTCCTCGGCGTGAACCGCGGGCCGGTGGGGGTGCGCGG from Amycolatopsis cihanbeyliensis includes these protein-coding regions:
- a CDS encoding UvrD-helicase domain-containing protein, translating into MTRVRFHADLHIHSKYSRACSKDCDLEHLTWWARRKGVTLVGTGDFTHPAWFDHLRECLVPAEQGLFRLREDLDADIVRRLPPSLAAGRVRFMLSVEISTIYKRAERTRKVHHLIYLPDFDAAAEFNRKLGRIGNLGSDGRPILGLDSRDLLEITLECGEGSYLVPAHIWTPWFAVLGSKSGFDAIEDCYADLADHIFALETGLSSDPEMNWKISALDRYRLVSNSDAHSPPMLGREATVFDTDLDFHAVRRALETGNGHAGSIEFFPEEGKYHVDGHRKCGVRMEPPETERHGGNCPECGKPLTVGVLNRVEELADRREGIRPEGAADFRCLVPLPEIMSEIVGTGPKSKKVLGQIDKLTAALGPELAILQDVPVDDIERHSPLLAEAVGRLRRGEVTRQPGYDGEYGVIRLFEPGELRRAGTIDAPALFDDGLFGLGESTPARAEPARPPRAPAEPPAPPQPSRPPEPASSPPPAASPSRLLDGLDPEQRAAAEVTGGPLLIIAGPGTGKTRTLTHRLAHLLTAYEVPPGQCLAITFTRRAAEEMSERLVALVPEHAPGVTVATFHALGVRILREQHERAGLPADFGIADANLRMEIATELAGDEKRAGRLLTELSRQRRTGGSDLELADAADRYLKALRQRNLVDFDDLVTLPVTLLESDPELVAAYRERYRWISVDEYQDVDEQQYRLLRLLAPADGNLTAIGDPDQAIYRFRGADVGFFLRFREDFPSAHTVRLTRNYRSSAKVLAAALGLIAPGTLVPGRALHPMGEHGDAPVGTHAATTEQAEASFVARTIEQLLGGASFHSLDSGRVDSDGTQGLGFSDFAVLYRTDRQARAVMDALTRAGLPFQKRSHDRLTDRPGVPAILAELNYLPTTEPPGGPAVSVPGRLRRAADACLERLPRNEERDAAAADLHTAFELLTPLAERCDEDLERFRTELLLGIEVDTWDPRADRVSLLTLHAAKGLEFPVVFVVGCEDGLLPLRWPGAAEKAADEETAEERRLLFVGMTRAQRHLYLSHVAERLRQGQPRTTTRSPFLADLDPEVCERVGDTPRRKPRETQLRLL
- a CDS encoding mechanosensitive ion channel family protein, coding for MPTQIARANAITEWFNENSSEMISGLINIVIVIVVALVLRAVLGRVIDQLAKRMVNSRDRLSKTRAAGRIVKSGEASRGERQRQRARTVASVLKSVATFVILGIAFVTVLGQIGVNIGPILASAGVLGLAIGFGAQSLVQDFLSGLFMIAEDQYGVGDVIDAGEAVGTVEAVTLRVTRIRDLNGGLWHVRNGEIMRVCNMNQDWANAVIELPLDYSVDVEQAKEVIQLNIDQFADDPEYAPKIIERPDISGVVSIGNGAVTVRVMVTTQPGEQWALGRALRGHLKSGLDRANIKVAYPVLPVTGAGAAQQG
- a CDS encoding peptidoglycan recognition protein family protein, producing MTTFVSRSEWGARSPRNVSRSITPQHGGVTVHYVDAGNIARQNHDECAGQVRAIQNHHMDGKEWSDIAYTYLVCIHDYIFAGRGTGVRTAANGTTSGNQNWYAVCGLVGGADPVPDELVAAYRAAIARLRGAGGAAEEINGHRDHLATSCPGDRLYALVRDDSLDPRQAAVPPWPGVYLSYPPITYHRSVTVWQRRMRELGWSLTVDGAYGPGSKSACTAFQRERGLGVDGIVGQNTWDACWS